A single window of Pseudoduganella plicata DNA harbors:
- a CDS encoding DUF4936 family protein: MDLYVYYKVRDEDAATLRERIASLQRQLADAHGVAPQLKRRPGAQDGLQTWMEVYPDVGAGFAAALDEACATAGLAALAGPRHTEVFTDLS, translated from the coding sequence ATGGACCTGTACGTGTACTACAAGGTGCGGGACGAAGATGCGGCAACGCTGCGCGAGCGTATCGCCTCGCTGCAGCGCCAACTGGCGGACGCGCATGGCGTCGCGCCACAACTGAAACGGCGGCCCGGTGCGCAGGACGGGCTGCAGACATGGATGGAAGTCTATCCGGATGTCGGCGCCGGCTTTGCCGCCGCGCTGGACGAGGCCTGCGCCACCGCCGGGCTGGCCGCACTGGCCGGCCCGCGCCATACCGAAGTCTTCACGGATCTGAGCTGA
- the ygfZ gene encoding CAF17-like 4Fe-4S cluster assembly/insertion protein YgfZ yields MAKVSNNMNTWNQTLTPAAANPAQVASTTALATGFVAHVDDLGLIAFTGEQSASFLHSQLTNDVEHLRENEVRLAGYCSPKGRLLASFLMWRDSESVYLQLPRELQAAVQKRLQMFVLRAKTKAADVSESRVLLGLGGGDAEAVLRTWFDVLPEAPYTKLDHPLGTLLRVADAFGAPRYLWLASPETADTVAPELAARLTVAGVNAWRLSDIHAGVPVITAATQEQFVPQMVNLELLGGVSFKKGCYPGQEIVARSQYLGKLKRRTALVSIDDAAVTAGTEVFTPADPEQPCGMVVNAAPNGAGGVDALVEMKLDALEAGVVHAGSASGPALRFLPLPYVLDKLDV; encoded by the coding sequence ATGGCCAAAGTATCCAACAATATGAACACCTGGAATCAAACCCTCACGCCCGCAGCGGCCAATCCGGCGCAGGTCGCGTCCACCACGGCCCTTGCCACCGGCTTTGTCGCCCACGTCGACGACCTCGGGCTGATCGCCTTCACCGGCGAGCAGTCGGCCAGTTTCCTGCACTCGCAGCTGACCAATGACGTCGAACACCTGCGCGAGAACGAGGTCCGCCTGGCGGGCTACTGCTCGCCAAAGGGCCGCCTGCTGGCCAGCTTCCTGATGTGGCGCGACAGCGAATCGGTCTACCTGCAACTGCCGCGCGAGCTGCAGGCGGCCGTGCAAAAGCGCCTGCAGATGTTCGTGTTGCGTGCGAAAACGAAAGCCGCCGACGTCAGCGAAAGCCGGGTGCTGCTGGGCCTTGGCGGCGGCGACGCGGAAGCGGTGCTGCGCACGTGGTTCGACGTGCTGCCGGAAGCGCCCTACACGAAACTCGACCATCCGCTGGGCACCCTGCTGCGCGTGGCCGACGCGTTCGGCGCACCGCGCTACCTGTGGCTGGCCAGTCCGGAGACGGCCGACACAGTGGCGCCGGAACTGGCGGCGCGGCTGACGGTGGCAGGCGTGAATGCCTGGCGCCTCTCCGACATCCACGCCGGCGTGCCCGTCATCACGGCCGCCACGCAGGAACAGTTCGTGCCGCAGATGGTCAACCTGGAATTGCTGGGCGGCGTCAGTTTCAAGAAGGGCTGCTATCCCGGCCAGGAGATCGTCGCGCGCAGCCAGTATCTGGGCAAGCTGAAACGCCGCACGGCGCTGGTCTCGATCGACGACGCGGCCGTCACGGCGGGCACGGAAGTGTTTACGCCGGCCGACCCGGAACAGCCTTGCGGCATGGTCGTCAACGCGGCGCCGAATGGCGCGGGCGGGGTCGACGCGCTGGTGGAAATGAAGCTGGACGCCCTGGAGGCGGGTGTGGTGCACGCCGGTTCGGCCAGCGGGCCGGCATTGCGGTTCCTGCCGCTGCCGTACGTGCTGGACAAGCTTGACGTCTGA
- the mltG gene encoding endolytic transglycosylase MltG has translation MALITRTIALGVLAACAGGAGFAWWAQAPITLDGEPIPFTISKGSGAHAAGQQIADAGVPMQPLLFNFLARATGKSARLKAGSYELKPGTTPLRLIDQLARGEYAQESLTIIEGWTFRQMRQAIAAHKGLKHDTVGLSDTDLMRQVDADYRHPEGLFFPDTYLFAKGSSELAIYKQAHTAMMQHLKAAWDKRVADLPYATPYEALTMASIVEKETGQKSERSMIAAVFVNRLKQGMMLQTDPTVIYGMGERFDGNIRKKDLETDTPYNTYMRMGLPPTPIALPGLQSLAAALAPARSNVLYFVSRGNGTSHFSDNLPEHNRAVNLYQRAAKQ, from the coding sequence ATGGCACTGATAACAAGAACGATTGCGCTGGGCGTGCTGGCCGCCTGCGCCGGGGGCGCCGGCTTCGCCTGGTGGGCCCAGGCTCCCATTACGCTTGACGGCGAACCGATACCCTTCACGATCAGCAAGGGCAGCGGTGCCCACGCGGCCGGCCAGCAGATCGCCGACGCCGGCGTGCCGATGCAGCCGCTGCTGTTCAACTTCCTGGCCCGCGCCACGGGCAAGAGCGCGCGCCTGAAGGCCGGCTCGTACGAACTGAAGCCGGGCACGACGCCGTTGCGGCTGATCGACCAGCTGGCGCGCGGCGAGTATGCGCAGGAGTCGCTGACGATCATCGAAGGCTGGACGTTCCGCCAGATGCGCCAGGCCATTGCCGCCCACAAGGGCCTGAAGCACGATACGGTCGGCCTGTCGGACACGGACCTGATGCGGCAGGTCGATGCCGACTACCGCCATCCCGAAGGCCTGTTCTTCCCTGACACGTACCTGTTTGCCAAGGGCTCGTCGGAACTGGCGATCTACAAGCAGGCCCACACGGCGATGATGCAGCATCTCAAGGCCGCCTGGGACAAGCGCGTGGCGGACCTGCCGTACGCCACGCCCTATGAGGCGCTGACGATGGCGTCGATCGTGGAAAAGGAGACGGGCCAGAAGTCGGAGCGGTCGATGATCGCCGCCGTATTCGTGAACCGGCTGAAGCAGGGCATGATGCTGCAGACCGATCCCACCGTCATCTATGGCATGGGCGAGCGGTTCGACGGCAATATCCGCAAAAAGGACCTGGAAACGGACACCCCGTACAATACCTATATGCGTATGGGACTGCCGCCCACGCCGATCGCGCTGCCGGGCCTGCAATCGCTGGCGGCCGCGCTGGCGCCGGCACGGTCCAACGTGCTGTATTTTGTCTCGCGCGGCAACGGCACGAGCCATTTTTCGGATAACCTGCCGGAACACAACCGGGCAGTCAACCTGTATCAGAGAGCAGCCAAGCAATAA
- the tmk gene encoding dTMP kinase: MTVPRGKFITFEGIDGAGKSTHIGYCADLIAGRGIELVSSREPGGTPLGEKLRELVLHEPMHLETEALLVFASRREHIAQVIEPALARGAWVISDRFTDASFAYQGGGRGLDLIKIDTLANWVHPELWPDLTILFDVPLEVARARLDATRQLDKFEQEKADFFLAARNEYLRRAAQYPERFRVIDSTQTIDAIRLQLAGIVGRLT; this comes from the coding sequence ATGACAGTACCACGCGGCAAATTCATTACGTTCGAGGGCATCGACGGCGCCGGCAAGTCCACCCATATCGGCTATTGCGCCGACCTGATCGCCGGCCGGGGCATCGAGCTCGTCAGTTCTCGCGAGCCGGGCGGCACGCCGCTGGGCGAGAAGCTGCGCGAACTGGTGCTGCACGAGCCGATGCACCTGGAAACGGAAGCGCTGCTGGTCTTCGCCAGCCGGCGCGAACATATCGCCCAGGTCATCGAACCGGCGCTGGCGCGCGGCGCATGGGTCATTTCCGACCGTTTCACCGATGCCAGCTTCGCCTACCAGGGCGGCGGGCGCGGGCTCGACCTGATCAAGATCGACACCCTGGCGAACTGGGTCCACCCGGAACTGTGGCCGGACCTGACCATCCTGTTCGACGTTCCCCTGGAAGTGGCCCGCGCACGCCTGGACGCCACCCGCCAGCTGGACAAGTTCGAGCAGGAGAAGGCCGACTTCTTCCTGGCCGCGCGCAACGAGTACCTGCGCCGCGCGGCGCAATATCCCGAGCGCTTTCGCGTCATCGATTCGACGCAGACGATCGATGCGATCCGCCTCCAGCTGGCCGGGATCGTGGGCCGGCTGACATGA
- the holB gene encoding DNA polymerase III subunit delta' has protein sequence MQQLRARLPHAILFHGSAGIGKADFIEHFAQALLCENVRPDGHACNACASCGWFVQQSHPDYRRIRPEALEDETAEDDGEEKKAKTKTPSKEIKIEQVRALADFMNISTHRQGLRVVVLYPAEALNMPASNALLKTLEEPPPGTVFLLASNSLDRLLPTILSRCRKFALPLPAHADALAWLQAQGVADADSWLREQGGAPLAALAQSEAGNRADMDALLGFLASPAVDSALRTADKLQKVPLTSLVAWQQRWLFDLFSCKLTGRIRYYPRYGRELKALAGKVHVSRLLAAIKGTAERRATSDHPLSPKLFIEDMLLDYTACCA, from the coding sequence ATGCAGCAGTTGCGCGCGCGGCTGCCGCATGCGATCCTGTTCCATGGCTCGGCCGGCATCGGCAAGGCCGATTTCATCGAGCATTTCGCCCAGGCGCTGCTGTGCGAGAACGTGCGTCCGGACGGCCATGCATGCAACGCCTGCGCGTCGTGCGGCTGGTTTGTCCAGCAGAGCCACCCGGACTACCGGCGCATCCGTCCGGAAGCGCTGGAGGACGAGACGGCCGAAGACGATGGCGAGGAAAAGAAGGCCAAGACCAAGACGCCGTCGAAGGAAATCAAGATCGAGCAGGTGCGCGCGCTGGCCGACTTCATGAACATCTCGACGCACCGGCAGGGCTTGCGCGTGGTCGTGCTGTATCCGGCCGAGGCGCTCAACATGCCGGCGTCGAACGCGCTCCTCAAGACGCTGGAAGAGCCGCCCCCGGGCACCGTGTTCCTGCTGGCGTCGAACTCGCTGGACCGGCTGCTGCCGACGATCCTCTCGCGCTGCCGCAAGTTCGCGCTGCCGCTGCCGGCGCATGCCGACGCGCTGGCGTGGCTGCAGGCGCAAGGCGTGGCCGATGCGGACAGCTGGCTGCGCGAGCAGGGCGGCGCACCGCTGGCGGCGCTGGCGCAGTCGGAGGCGGGCAACCGCGCGGACATGGATGCCCTGCTGGGCTTCCTGGCCAGTCCGGCCGTCGACAGCGCGCTGCGCACGGCGGACAAGCTGCAGAAGGTGCCGTTGACTTCCCTCGTCGCGTGGCAGCAGCGCTGGCTGTTCGACCTGTTCTCCTGCAAGCTGACGGGTCGCATCCGCTATTATCCCCGTTACGGCCGCGAGCTGAAGGCGCTGGCCGGCAAGGTCCACGTCAGCCGCCTGCTGGCCGCGATCAAGGGCACGGCCGAGCGGCGCGCCACGTCGGACCACCCGCTCTCGCCCAAGCTGTTCATCGAGGATATGCTGCTGGACTATACCGCCTGCTGTGCCTGA
- a CDS encoding PilZ domain-containing protein, which translates to MSAAPPDPNAIQPPRPTVLSLAIREKAALYAAYMPFLKNGGIFVPTQKAYRIGDEIYLILTLMDDANKYPIAGKVVWITPAGAHNNKAQGIGVHFPDDETGQRTRARIEEILGAALRSSRATHTL; encoded by the coding sequence ATGAGCGCCGCCCCGCCCGATCCCAACGCCATACAGCCGCCGCGGCCCACGGTGCTGTCGCTGGCGATCCGGGAAAAGGCGGCGCTGTATGCGGCCTACATGCCATTCCTGAAGAACGGCGGCATCTTCGTGCCGACCCAGAAAGCGTACCGGATCGGCGACGAGATCTACCTGATCCTGACGCTGATGGACGACGCCAACAAGTACCCGATCGCCGGCAAGGTCGTGTGGATCACGCCGGCCGGCGCTCACAACAACAAGGCGCAGGGTATCGGCGTCCATTTTCCGGACGACGAAACGGGCCAGCGCACCCGTGCCCGCATCGAGGAAATCCTCGGTGCCGCCCTGCGTTCCTCGCGCGCCACCCATACCCTCTGA
- a CDS encoding GNAT family N-acetyltransferase, with protein sequence MSFRHRIASLDDLPTIVAIYNSTIASREVTADTEPVSVESRLNWFHEHQPEKRPLWVIERADDTSASPEILGWISYSNFYGRPAYSGTAEVSIYIAEQWRGKGIGRYALTQAIAHAPRIAVHTVLGFIFGHNNASLALFRQFGFEEWANFPRVANLDGVERDLIILGKRVG encoded by the coding sequence ATGTCCTTTCGCCACCGCATTGCATCGCTTGACGATCTGCCGACCATCGTCGCCATCTACAACAGCACCATCGCCTCGCGCGAAGTCACGGCCGACACGGAGCCCGTCTCCGTCGAGTCGCGCCTGAACTGGTTCCACGAGCACCAGCCTGAAAAGCGCCCGCTGTGGGTGATCGAGCGCGCCGACGACACGTCGGCCAGTCCGGAAATCCTCGGCTGGATCTCGTACTCGAATTTCTACGGCCGCCCCGCATACTCCGGCACGGCCGAAGTATCGATCTACATCGCCGAACAGTGGCGCGGCAAGGGCATCGGCCGCTACGCGCTGACGCAAGCCATCGCCCACGCGCCGCGGATCGCCGTGCACACGGTGCTGGGCTTTATCTTTGGCCACAACAACGCCAGCCTGGCGCTGTTCCGCCAGTTCGGCTTCGAGGAGTGGGCCAACTTCCCCCGCGTGGCCAACCTGGACGGCGTCGAGCGCGACCTGATCATCCTCGGCAAGCGGGTCGGCTGA
- a CDS encoding TatD family hydrolase produces the protein MFIDSHCHIDFPELAARMPELRAKMEENRVTHALCVSVDLPDFPRVLALAEEYPNIFASVGVHPDYEDTPEPTVGQLVELSSHPKIVAIGETGLDYYRLTGDLEWQRERFRTHIRASREARKPLIIHTRSASEDTIRIMREEGAGTADGGVAGVMHCFTESLEVAQASMALGFYISFSGIVTFKSAKELQAVALAVPLERMLIETDSPYLAPVPYRGRMNEPGYVAHVAEFIANLKGISVEEVAARTSANFFDLFQGARA, from the coding sequence ATGTTTATCGATTCACATTGCCATATCGACTTCCCCGAGCTGGCCGCTCGCATGCCCGAGCTTCGCGCGAAGATGGAGGAGAACCGGGTGACGCACGCGCTGTGCGTCTCCGTCGACCTGCCGGACTTCCCCCGGGTGCTGGCCCTGGCCGAGGAATATCCGAACATCTTTGCCTCCGTCGGCGTCCATCCCGACTACGAGGACACCCCTGAGCCCACCGTCGGGCAGCTGGTCGAGCTGTCCAGCCACCCGAAAATCGTCGCCATCGGCGAGACGGGGCTGGATTACTACCGCCTGACGGGCGACCTGGAATGGCAGCGCGAGCGCTTTCGCACGCACATCCGGGCATCGCGGGAAGCCCGCAAGCCTCTGATCATCCACACCCGCTCCGCCAGCGAGGACACGATCCGCATCATGCGCGAGGAAGGTGCTGGCACGGCGGACGGCGGCGTGGCCGGCGTCATGCACTGTTTTACCGAGTCGCTGGAGGTGGCGCAGGCGTCGATGGCGCTTGGTTTTTACATCTCGTTCTCCGGCATCGTCACGTTCAAGAGCGCGAAGGAGCTGCAGGCCGTCGCGCTGGCCGTGCCACTGGAGCGCATGCTGATCGAAACCGATTCGCCGTACCTGGCGCCGGTGCCGTACCGGGGACGGATGAACGAGCCGGGTTATGTTGCCCACGTGGCGGAGTTCATCGCCAACCTGAAAGGCATCTCCGTCGAGGAGGTGGCGGCGCGTACCAGCGCCAACTTCTTCGACCTGTTCCAGGGAGCGCGCGCCTGA
- a CDS encoding ankyrin repeat domain-containing protein has product MGIRVRLRLVRRRILLRIAAAAMAVASIAGAPHVAAADQTARNDAVTLFRAAQMNDAGRIKPLLARGLDPNVREPERGETGMIVALRYDAMAVFDLLLAQPKIQLDAQAANGNTALMMAAFKKNLPAVEKLVAKGAQVNRPGFTALHYAAAAGAIDILRYLLEHHAYIDAESPTKVTPLMLAAREGQEEAVKVLLEEGADATLRDSGFHLTAAEMAEKADKPWIAQAIARHLATRVKR; this is encoded by the coding sequence ATGGGTATTCGAGTTCGCCTGCGGCTGGTGCGTCGCCGCATCTTGCTGCGCATCGCGGCCGCGGCAATGGCCGTCGCGTCCATTGCGGGGGCGCCGCATGTGGCGGCAGCCGACCAGACGGCGCGGAATGACGCCGTCACCTTGTTCCGCGCCGCCCAGATGAACGACGCCGGACGCATCAAGCCGCTGCTGGCGCGCGGACTCGACCCGAACGTGCGCGAACCCGAGCGGGGTGAGACGGGCATGATCGTCGCGCTGCGCTACGACGCGATGGCCGTGTTCGACCTGCTGCTGGCCCAGCCGAAAATCCAGCTGGACGCGCAGGCGGCCAACGGCAATACGGCACTGATGATGGCCGCGTTCAAGAAGAACCTGCCGGCCGTCGAGAAGCTCGTTGCCAAGGGCGCCCAGGTCAACCGCCCCGGCTTCACGGCACTGCATTACGCCGCGGCGGCCGGCGCCATCGACATCCTGCGCTATCTGCTGGAGCACCATGCCTACATCGACGCCGAGTCGCCGACCAAGGTGACGCCGCTGATGCTGGCGGCGCGCGAAGGCCAGGAGGAAGCTGTCAAGGTGCTGCTGGAAGAGGGGGCGGATGCCACCTTGCGCGACAGCGGCTTTCACCTGACGGCAGCCGAGATGGCGGAAAAGGCCGACAAGCCGTGGATCGCCCAGGCGATTGCCAGACATCTCGCCACCAGGGTCAAGCGCTGA
- a CDS encoding methyltransferase domain-containing protein yields the protein MLNEREIESCYLGQFIPVHYHHNMLMDNNRMHSFKSAIAHAVKPGMKVLELGGGTGVLSWFAAANAAKVYCVEFNPDMVQEARKFMAINENGDRVEVIHADAFEYLPPEPVDIVICEMIHVAMLREKQVEVIESFKRRYRQKFGDKLPVFMPEAVLMAAQPLQQEYDFEGFYAPIVQFQETAVVHNNSAELAQPAVYAVIDFTQPNGMSYAWQGKFVVERDGTVNAMRFITKNILSVVEERATTIDWLNHYMVLPLARPVRARAGDVLEVSFAYRAGGSIPSLEATLEAAVVFEAGQDAVAAPSDAVPAYA from the coding sequence ATGCTGAACGAACGCGAAATCGAGAGCTGCTACCTGGGCCAGTTCATCCCGGTGCACTACCATCACAATATGCTGATGGATAACAACCGCATGCACAGTTTCAAGTCGGCCATCGCCCACGCGGTCAAGCCGGGCATGAAAGTGCTGGAACTGGGCGGCGGCACGGGCGTGCTGTCGTGGTTCGCGGCCGCCAACGCGGCCAAGGTGTACTGCGTCGAATTCAATCCCGACATGGTGCAGGAAGCGCGCAAGTTCATGGCCATCAATGAAAACGGCGACCGGGTCGAAGTCATTCATGCCGACGCGTTCGAGTACCTGCCGCCGGAACCCGTGGACATCGTCATCTGCGAAATGATCCACGTGGCAATGCTGCGGGAAAAACAGGTCGAGGTGATCGAGTCGTTCAAGCGGCGCTACCGGCAGAAGTTCGGCGACAAGCTGCCGGTCTTCATGCCGGAAGCCGTGCTGATGGCCGCCCAGCCGCTGCAGCAGGAATACGATTTCGAAGGCTTTTATGCGCCGATCGTCCAGTTCCAGGAAACGGCCGTCGTGCACAATAACTCGGCCGAGCTGGCGCAGCCCGCCGTCTACGCGGTCATCGACTTCACGCAGCCGAACGGCATGTCGTATGCGTGGCAGGGCAAGTTCGTCGTCGAACGGGACGGTACCGTCAACGCGATGCGCTTCATCACGAAGAACATCCTGTCCGTCGTGGAGGAACGCGCCACGACCATCGACTGGCTCAATCACTACATGGTGCTGCCGCTGGCCCGCCCGGTGCGTGCCCGCGCTGGCGACGTGCTGGAAGTGAGTTTTGCCTACCGTGCCGGCGGCTCGATTCCGTCGCTGGAAGCCACGCTGGAGGCGGCCGTGGTGTTCGAGGCAGGGCAGGATGCCGTGGCGGCACCATCCGACGCCGTTCCCGCCTATGCCTGA
- a CDS encoding phospholipase A has protein sequence MTQPIEQTLERCALLGDPTNRLACYDALAKRAPAAEGVVVAPAGQAAPARSGVLVDPDAPRTAANAATPAANQAQVSRMVPLWELDPGSKRGVFNFRPHRDTYLLLANYSNTTNDTPFEEYTPAGIKSKHVELMYQLSFKMKALESIGNTPIDLWFGYTQQSFWQAYNRSASSPFRETNYQPEVMAVAPIGKRIGGFDFRYASLGLVHQSNGQTGTLSRSWNRLYGEVGGEYGKFGVTARVWKRLDNDKSDNDNIDIADFMGHGDVRVTYRDDGTEYSLLARRNFHTKHGALQLGMAVPVRANLKGYLQFFSGYGQSLIDYNYSQMSLGGGVLVEF, from the coding sequence GTGACCCAACCGATCGAACAGACGCTGGAGCGCTGCGCGCTGCTGGGCGACCCGACCAACCGCCTGGCGTGCTATGACGCCCTGGCGAAACGGGCGCCGGCCGCCGAGGGCGTTGTCGTCGCGCCTGCCGGCCAGGCCGCGCCGGCCCGCAGCGGCGTCCTGGTCGACCCGGATGCGCCCCGCACCGCAGCAAACGCGGCCACGCCGGCCGCTAACCAGGCCCAGGTGTCGCGCATGGTGCCGCTGTGGGAGCTGGATCCGGGCAGCAAGCGGGGCGTCTTCAACTTCCGCCCGCACCGCGACACCTATCTGCTGCTGGCCAATTACAGTAACACCACCAACGATACGCCCTTCGAGGAGTACACCCCGGCGGGGATCAAGTCCAAGCACGTGGAACTGATGTACCAGCTGAGCTTCAAGATGAAGGCGCTGGAATCGATCGGCAATACGCCCATCGACCTGTGGTTCGGCTACACGCAGCAGAGCTTCTGGCAGGCGTACAACCGCAGCGCGTCGAGCCCGTTCCGCGAGACCAATTACCAGCCGGAAGTGATGGCAGTGGCGCCGATCGGCAAGCGCATCGGCGGCTTCGATTTCCGCTATGCCAGCCTGGGCCTGGTGCACCAATCGAACGGCCAGACGGGCACGCTGTCGCGCAGCTGGAACCGCTTGTATGGTGAGGTGGGTGGAGAGTACGGCAAGTTCGGCGTCACGGCACGCGTCTGGAAACGGCTCGACAACGACAAGTCCGACAACGACAACATCGACATTGCCGACTTCATGGGCCACGGCGACGTGCGGGTGACGTACCGCGACGACGGCACCGAATACTCGCTGCTGGCGCGCCGCAACTTCCACACGAAGCACGGCGCGCTGCAGCTGGGCATGGCCGTACCCGTGCGGGCCAACCTGAAGGGCTATCTGCAGTTCTTCTCCGGCTACGGCCAGAGCCTGATCGACTACAACTACTCGCAGATGTCGCTGGGCGGTGGCGTACTGGTGGAGTTCTGA
- a CDS encoding SRPBCC family protein, whose translation MNRLVTLAALAVGGALIAKQLKRNGAQKNSSSVKESITVDVPVRTAYDQWTQFEDFPSFMDSVHSIKQLDDKRLHWKADVMGKPIEWDAEIVQQIPDKRISWRSTTGTPNSGTVSFESLGGNRTRITLEMTYTPESTVESIGDALGAVRIEAVGNLKRFKEMIESRGHETGAWRGTIAGQGKPAVTH comes from the coding sequence ATGAACCGATTAGTCACTCTCGCCGCGCTTGCCGTCGGCGGCGCCCTGATTGCCAAGCAGCTCAAGCGGAACGGCGCGCAGAAGAACAGCTCGTCCGTGAAGGAATCGATCACCGTCGATGTGCCTGTACGCACGGCCTACGATCAGTGGACGCAGTTCGAAGATTTCCCGTCGTTCATGGACAGCGTCCATTCGATCAAGCAGCTGGACGACAAGCGCCTGCACTGGAAGGCGGACGTCATGGGCAAGCCGATCGAGTGGGATGCGGAAATCGTCCAGCAGATCCCGGACAAGCGCATCTCCTGGCGCAGCACCACGGGCACGCCCAACAGCGGCACCGTGAGCTTCGAATCGCTGGGCGGCAACCGCACCCGCATCACCCTGGAGATGACGTACACGCCGGAAAGTACGGTCGAATCGATCGGCGACGCGCTGGGCGCCGTGCGCATCGAAGCCGTGGGCAACCTGAAGCGCTTCAAGGAAATGATCGAGTCGCGCGGCCATGAAACGGGCGCGTGGCGCGGCACGATTGCCGGGCAGGGCAAGCCCGCAGTGACGCACTGA